One window of the Pseudobdellovibrionaceae bacterium genome contains the following:
- a CDS encoding sodium:solute symporter family protein, producing the protein MSSAGFGIDIPQGAATVIGVIVVGYFILITAFGTYFSRFSRDINDFFYSGQRFSWWLPAASMVATGIGSYSYLKYSQQGYETGLSSTVTYLNDWFIIPFFMFGWLPIVYYSKVKSIPEYFERRFNRMARYVAVTIILAYMFYYIGYNLFTIGVALEGMFGIPALYSVPVVAIFLGAYVTFGGQTAVIFTDLFQGIMLYLAGGLAIFVGIYALGGFDEFWSYLPVSHRLPFVHLTDDPKFNTAGLFWGEALAGSIAFTFMNQGFLMRYLTIRSMEDARKANIFNVIITLPLSAIIVGAVGWIGKAIIVKQQTTGGALAGYNFIEIKDTFHTFIIVAWETLKQSSVLFGFVIAALTAALMSTIDTLINACAAIMIYDIYKPLIKKRASDHHYLNAARWASVLATAIGLLLVIWFAQQRGSLMSIHYKGIMVIIPALVTTIFLGAFWRRFNAPAASVSMVGGSILTMMTLVYPEWIDPLASFVGGSVNGKYIYMRALFGMVVTAIIGIFVTFVTKKADKKHSLGLTADTLDEAMRQYKDGAEPNHDIGKPVKNLVFKIDEKIKEGYIQVSKSVMETMAARPGDLIYLSDSRWILGGLRADHVYLDGVHHKGDDVVLFSSATKDLAYLLDDKRVMVEKMI; encoded by the coding sequence ATGTCATCAGCAGGTTTTGGCATCGATATTCCCCAGGGGGCAGCGACTGTTATCGGAGTGATCGTCGTTGGTTATTTCATTCTCATTACTGCCTTTGGTACCTACTTTTCTCGGTTTAGCCGCGATATCAACGACTTCTTTTATAGTGGTCAGCGATTTTCCTGGTGGTTGCCGGCAGCCAGTATGGTTGCCACAGGAATTGGATCTTACAGCTACCTTAAATATTCACAGCAAGGGTATGAGACGGGGCTCAGTTCGACAGTTACCTATCTCAACGACTGGTTTATCATTCCTTTCTTCATGTTCGGTTGGTTGCCGATTGTCTATTACTCGAAGGTAAAATCTATCCCTGAATATTTTGAGCGACGATTCAATCGAATGGCTCGCTACGTAGCGGTGACAATAATTCTCGCCTATATGTTCTACTACATTGGCTACAACCTATTTACCATCGGTGTTGCTCTCGAGGGGATGTTCGGAATTCCCGCACTCTATAGTGTGCCGGTTGTTGCTATCTTTTTGGGAGCTTATGTGACCTTTGGTGGGCAGACAGCAGTGATTTTCACCGATCTCTTTCAGGGAATCATGCTTTACCTGGCCGGCGGATTGGCCATCTTTGTAGGTATCTATGCTCTCGGTGGCTTTGATGAGTTTTGGAGTTATTTGCCGGTCAGTCATCGTTTGCCCTTTGTTCATCTGACTGATGATCCTAAGTTCAATACTGCAGGGCTTTTTTGGGGAGAGGCTTTAGCAGGAAGTATTGCTTTTACTTTTATGAATCAGGGCTTTTTGATGCGTTATCTTACCATTCGCAGCATGGAAGACGCGCGCAAGGCCAACATATTTAACGTCATTATTACTCTTCCTTTGTCGGCCATTATTGTCGGCGCAGTCGGGTGGATTGGTAAGGCGATTATCGTCAAGCAGCAGACCACAGGGGGGGCTCTGGCAGGTTACAATTTTATTGAAATCAAAGATACCTTCCACACCTTTATTATCGTGGCCTGGGAGACTTTGAAACAAAGTTCAGTTCTTTTTGGCTTTGTGATCGCAGCTTTGACGGCCGCTTTGATGTCGACCATTGATACTCTTATCAATGCCTGCGCGGCAATTATGATTTATGACATCTATAAACCTTTGATTAAAAAACGGGCTTCAGATCATCACTATCTTAATGCCGCTCGCTGGGCGTCGGTTTTGGCAACGGCCATTGGCCTGCTTTTGGTGATCTGGTTTGCTCAACAGAGGGGAAGCCTGATGTCCATTCACTACAAAGGCATCATGGTCATCATTCCCGCCTTGGTAACGACAATCTTTTTGGGAGCATTTTGGCGGAGATTTAATGCCCCGGCAGCTTCAGTGTCGATGGTCGGTGGCAGTATTTTGACCATGATGACGCTTGTCTATCCTGAGTGGATTGATCCGTTGGCGTCCTTCGTTGGAGGTTCTGTCAATGGTAAATACATCTACATGAGGGCCCTATTTGGTATGGTGGTCACGGCGATCATTGGAATATTTGTCACCTTTGTAACGAAAAAGGCCGACAAGAAGCACTCACTTGGACTGACGGCCGACACTTTGGATGAGGCCATGAGGCAGTATAAGGATGGGGCCGAACCCAATCATGATATTGGTAAGCCAGTGAAGAATTTGGTCTTTAAAATCGATGAGAAGATCAAAGAGGGCTACATTCAGGTTTCCAAGTCAGTTATGGAGACCATGGCGGCGAGACCTGGGGATCTTATCTATTTGTCGGATTCCCGCTGGATATTGGGCGGGCTGCGGGCTGACCACGTCTACTTGGATGGTGTTCACCATAAGGGTGATGATGTGGTACTATTCTCTAGCGCTACGAAAGATCTGGCCTACCTTTTGGATGACAAAAGGGTAATGGTTGAAAAAATGATTTAG